The window TGGTCTCCCCGGACCGGGTGGTGCCGACGGCCCAGATGCTGCCGTCGTCCAGCTCGGTCAGGGCGACCTTGGGCAGTCCGCGGGGCGGCGGACCGGCCGTGACCTCACCGGTCCGCGCGTCGAACACCCCTTCGTGGCACGGGCAGTAGAGCTCGCCCTCCGAACCCCGTTCCTTGCGCCAGAGCACGGCGCAGGCCAGGTGGGTGCAGACGGCGGAGTAGCCCACCAGGGTGCCGTCGTCCATCCGCACGGCGACCGCCCGGTCCTCGTCACCGGGATACCGGAACGCGAGCGACTGGCCGGGCAGGAGCCGCGTCGCGATCTGCTTCGGAGCCGGCGCCTTGCCGTCCTCCGTCTCCCCGTGCCGGTGGAGGATGCCACCCGCCACCCCGAGTCCGCCGACGGCGAGGCCGCCGGAGACCGTGGCGACGATCCGGAGATAGTCGCGGCGGGTGGTGAGCGAGTCCGCGGCGATCCTGTCGTGCAGCGCCCCGTGGGGGTCGCCGCCCGAATGGTCGCGCCCCGGCTGCTCCTGCTCGGTGACGCTCATGGGCGGACGTCCTTCCCGTTGATCTCGACGACGGGCAGTCCACCCGGCACCGGCCACCGGACCCGCTCGGCGGGCACGACCATGGCCACACCCGTGCGGACCTCGCTCTCGCCGAACACGAACGTGTCGGCGACCTGCACCCCGGGGCGCTCCGCCTGGAGCTCTTCGACGGTGCCGTAGAACAGGGCGCCCGTCGGGCAGACGGTGGCGCACATCGGCGCGAGGCCGTAGGCGGTGCGGTCGTAGCAGAGGTTGCACTTCATCTGCAGCTTCGCCTGGAGGTCGATCTTCGGGACACCGAAGGGGCAGGCGTTGACGCAGTTGGCACATCCGATGCAGCGGGTGGTGTCCGCCTGCTGCACGACCCCGTCGGCGGTGACCAGGATCGCGTCGGCCGGGCAGACCTCGGCGCAGGGGGCCACGGGGTCCTCGCAGTGCATGCAGACCGTGGGAAGGGAGGCGACGGAGGAGCCCTCGTCGGTGTAGTCGAGGTGGATCATCGACTTGCCGCGGTGGGAGTCGCATTCCCGGCAGGCGGAGACACAGGCCTGGCAGCCGATGCAGCGGCCCGGATCGATGAAGATCGTTCTGCCCATCATCGGGGCATCAGCTCCTCTCCGAGGTCCCGCGGCCCTGGGGGGCCGTCGGCGGCAACGGGTCGGTTCGGGAGACCTGGGTCTCGGGATAGGCGACGTGGCCGGGCGCGACCGGAGGCGCCGGTACCTCGTCGATCGCCGCCGCGTGCTCGATGCGGCAGGCGCAGACCTTGTACTCGGGGATCTTGGAGCGGGGGTCGAGGGCGTCGATGGTGAGCACGTTGGCCGAAGTGGGGGCGGGCCAGTGGTACGGGATGAAGACGGTGTCGGGGCGGATCGCCTCGGTGACCAGGGCGGGGAAGACCTCGCTGCCGCGGCGGGTGACGACACGGACGGGTTCGCCGTTGCGGAAGCCGTGGGAGGGGTGCACCTCGGCCCACGGCCGCGGGGTCTGCTCGACGAGGGCTCCCAGCCGGCGGGTCTGGTTGCCGGAGAGGAAGTGGGCGACGGTGCGTCCGGTGGTCAGCGACATGGGGTGCTCGTCGTCGTACGGGTCGGCCGGTGGATGCCATTCGACGACCTGCATGTGGATCTTGCCGTCCGCGTGATAGGTCGTGCCGTCCTCGAACAGCCGAGGCGTGCCCGGATGGTCGGTCGACGGACACGGCCAGGCGATCCCGCCGGTCTCCTCCAGACGCTCGTAGGTGATGCCGGAGTAGTCGATGACGGTGCCGGCCGACGCCCTGCGCAGTTCGTCGAAGACGTCCCGCGAACCGCCGAAGGCGAACTTGTCCCCTGCGCCGAGCCGCCGGGCGAGTTCGCACATCACCCAGGTGTCGGTCCGCACGCCGGAGGGCGGTTCCTGCGCCTTGTTGTGCTTGACCACCCGCGCCTCCGCGTTCGCCATCACCCCTTCGTCCTCCGCCCACACGGTGACGGGGAAGACGACGTGCGCGTTGGCCGCGGTCTCGGACAGGAAGAAGTCGAACTGGGCGTGGAACTCGGTGGCGTCGTAACCATCCTTCACCACGGCGTAGTTGGGCAACGAGACGAACGGGTTGTTGCAGATGCCGATCAGGCCGCGGATCTCGCGGCGCTGCATCTGCCAGACCATCTCCATCATCGAGGTGCCCGCCGCCGGGAGTTCGGACTCCTCGATCCCCCAGATCTCGCAGATCTGCCGGCGGTGCTCCTCGTTCAGGATCGAGCGGCCGCCGGGGAGGAGGTCGGACTTCTGGCCGTGCTCGCGGCCCCCCTGCCCGTTCCCCTGACCGGTCAGGGTGCCGTACCCGGCACCGGGCTTGCCGAGGTGGCCGGTAGCGGCGCAGAGGTTGATCACGGTGAGGCAGTTCTCGACACCTTGCGTGTGGTGTTCGATGCCCCGGGCGTGGAAGGCCATCGCCTTGGGTGCGCGGGCGAAGGCGCGGGCGACCTGGACGACCTGCTCCGCAGGGACGCCGCAGATCTCGGCGGCGCGGGACGGCGGGTACTGGGCGGCGTTGGCCTTGACCTCATCCCAGCCGTCGGCGTGGGCGGCGAGAAACGCCTCGTCGGTCAGGCCCTCCTCGATCACGACGTTCAGCACGGCGTTGAAGAAGGCGGAGTCGGTGCCCGGCTTGAGGGCGACATGGATGTCGGCCGTGCGCGCGACGGCGGTCTCGCGCGGGTCGACGACGATCAGGGCGGCGCCCCGGTCGCGGGCCCCCCAGACGTACTGCGTGAGCACCGGGAAGCACTCCCCGACGTTGGCTCCGGCGAGCAGCAGGCAGTCGGTGAGCAGGATGTCGGAGAACGGGTTGCCGGCCCGGTCGATGTTGAAGGCGAGCTTGTTGGCGCCCGCGGCGCTGACCATGCAGAGGCGGCCGTTGTAGTCGACGTGCCGGGTCCTGAGCGCGACCCGGGCGAACTTCCCGACCAGGTACGTCTTCTCGGAGAACAGGCTGGCGCCGCCGAGGACTCCGAAGGCGTCGTTGCCGTGTTCACGCTGGATGCGCCTGATCTCGGAGACGGTGAAGTCCAGCGCCTCGTCCCAGGAGACCTCGCGCAGTTCCTCGTCCCGGGAGCGCCGCATGAGCGGGGCGGTCAGCCGGTCGGGGTGGTTGACCTGCTGATAGGCGTTGATGCCCTTGGGGCAGAGCCGCATGCGGTTGATGTCGTGATTGCGGGGCTCCACGCCGAAGACCTTGCCCCCGTGGTCGACGCGGAGGTACATCCCGCACTGGACGCCGCAGAAGCAGCAGTGCGTCGGGACGAGCGTCTCGCCGTTCTGGTCGGCGTGCCACCGGTCGGCCGGGATGCCGCCCGCGTCCCGGAAACCGCGCGTGCCGGGCGGGGCGAGGGCGGGGTCGAGGGGGACGGCCGTGGAGGGGCCTGCAGCGCGGGGGTCCGCTGTCACTTGAAGCCTTTCTTGACCTGGGTGAGATAGGCGTTGCCACGCAGGACCCGCTTGCAGCGCGGGCAGTACTCGGCCCATGCGTCGAAGCCGAGATCGAGGTCGCGCATGGTGCCGCGCAGGTTCTCGACGTACGGGCCGGTGTCGATCGGCTCCTCGCAGCGGCGGCAGGCGAACACCTCGTCGTGCTGACGCCCCGTGTACTTGAAGAGCTGCATTCCGACCGCCGCCGGACGCTGGACGATGTGGAAGAACTTCCCGAAGGGGATGTAGATGAGGGTGAAGACCACCGAGACCATGTGCAGGACGGCGAGGAACTGGTAGCCGCCGCCGTGCAGGAAGATCGAGGAGAAGGTCAGCAACAGGCCGGTTACCGAGATGATGATCAGGGCGAGCAGCGGGACCATGTCGTAGGCGAAACGCTGGCCGGTGATCGCGCCGCGGTCCTTCATCCTCCGCCACAGGAAGTAGGAGGCGCCGGGGATGACGAGTACGGCGGCGAGATCCAGACCGTGGAACAGCACCCAGCCGACGAAGTCCAGCGAGTCGAAGCCGAGGATCTTGAAGCCCCAGACGCGCATCTCGTAACCGGGACCCGAGCCGCTGCCGGAGGTGAAGGTGAACCAGCCCCAGGTCAGCGGGAAGGTGATCAGCGCGGCCAGGATGCAGCCCCAGAAGATCAGTTGGTGGGCCGCCCAGCGGGCGTGGGAGCGCGCGCCGAGGAACTTCTGGAAACCGAGGTAGGTCGCGGCCATCGTCGGCAGGGCGGTGGGTGCCCTGCGGAAGTTCTCGGCCGAGAACAGGCTGCCCCAGCCCTTCTCGAAAAGCCGCCGGGCGCCCGGGGCGGAGATCCAGACCGTGTAGCGGTAGGCGACCCCGAAGGCGAGGAAGACCGTGGCCACGGCGTAGGGCAGCAGGGCCGAGTCGAAGTCGTGCAGCAGGCGGCTGCCGAGCACGATGGCGATGATCAGCAGTCCGGAGACCAGCGCCCCGACCAGGGTGGCGCGGCCGGACACGGAGCGCGGGAGGGCGTCGGCCGCCCGGGTCAGGAGGGACGGGTTCCGGCCGGACAGCCCCGCGGCCGCCCCGCCGGGAGAGCCGGCACGCGCACCGGGATCGTGCCGGTCGGGTTCGGAGGGGGCTTCTGGTGGCTCGGTCACCCGGCCACCGTAGGGCCGCTATGGGCGTTAAGCCCCCATATGGACCTCCAGGGGACGGGTACGTCGCCCGGGTGGCCCGCGCTCGCACCCCGGTCCGGACGGCACAGCGCGCCCCCTTCCACGCCGCACGCCCTTCCACGCCGCGCCCCCTTCCACGCCGCACGCCCTTCCACGCCGCACGCCCTTCCACGCCGCGCCCCCTTCCACGCCGCACGCCCTCCGCCCGGCCGGCCACCGCCTGTACGTTCGCCGATGGACGGACCGGCAAGCACCGCCGCACCCCACGAGGAGTTCCGATGACCGACGACCTGCCCGCCCCCGGCCCGCTGGACGCCCTGACGGACGTGGCCGGGATCCGTGTCGGCCACGCGCGGGTGCCGGGCGAGCGTGCGCTGAGCGGAACCACCGTCGTCCTGGCCCCGCGGGGCGGGGCGGTGGCCGCCGTGGACGTGCGGGGCGGCGGACCCGGCACCCGGGAGACGGACGCCCTCGACCCGCGCAACCTCGTGCAGCGCGTCGACGCGATCGTGCTCACGGGAGGCAGCGCCTACGGACTCGACGCGGCGTCCGGCGTGATGGCCTGGCTGGAGGAGCAGGGCCGCGGCGTCCGCGTCGGAGCCGACCCCGCGCAGGTGGTGCCGGTGGTGCCCGCCGCCTGTCTCTTCGATCTCGGCCGGGGCGGGGACTGGCGGGCCCGTCCCAACGCCTCGACCGGACGGGCCGCGGTGGAGGCTGCGGCCTCCACCGATCCGGGCGCACGGGTGCCCGAGGGTTCGGTGGGTGCGGGGACGGGCGCGGTCGCCGGGCGGCTGAAGGGCGGCGTGGGCACGGCGAGCCTGCGCCTCGCCTCCGGCGCCACGGTCGCCGCGCTGGCCGTGGTCAACGCGGCGGGCTCCGTGCTCGATCCGCGGACCGGCGTGCTCTACGGCGAGTACGGCGCCGACGAGCCCCCGGTGCGCCCGGACCCGGCGGTGCACGCGGCAGCGGGACGCCGGCTGGCGGAGATCGAGGAGGCGCGGCGCGACGGCGCGGAGGGAGACAGCACGGAGGGGAGCCTTCCGTTCAACACCACGATCGCCGTCGTCGCCACCGACGCCGCCCTCACCCGGGCCCAGGCACAGAAGCTGGCGGGGGTGGCGCACGACGGTCTCGCGCGCGCCGTCCGGCCCGTCCACCTGCTCACCGACGGGGACACCGTCTTCACCCTGGCCACCGGACTGGTGCCGCTGCCACCGGAGTCCGTCGCCGTCCTCAACGAGCTGCTGGCGGCGGCCGCGGACGTCCTGGCCCGCGCCATCGTCAAGGCCGTCCGGGCGGCCCGGGGCGCCGACGGCCCCGGGGGCACCTTCCCTTCGTACGGCGAGCTCTATGGATCGTCCTGAGGAGTGTGGGGAACTTTCCGCGTGCGCGGTACGTTTTTTGCGAACCCCGGTCACGATGTCAGACCCAGGGACTACGTTATGCACGCATCGGGTAACACGCGGCGACGGCCTGGAGAGAGCACCTTGAGCGATCCGTACGAGACAACCGAGCAGCACCTCGAGCGACTCCTGCGATGCGCCCTCAACTCCTTCGATCTGTCCGACACCACGGTCGACCGGCTCGGCACGGCCCTGGCGCACAGCAGTTCCCTCTACTCCTCCCATCACAGCGCCGCCCTGCACCGCGAGACCTACCGGCACACCTATCTCCTCTCCGACGGCACCGCACTCACCCTGTGGGAGCTGGTGCACGGCGGCGGGAGGGACAACCCCGGGACCGCGGTCCGCCACGAGCTGTACGACGACGAGGGCGATGCCCGCGTGGCCGCCGCGCGACTGGCGGGCAGCTTCTGGGATTCCGCCTCGGCACTGGGCGACGACAGCCTGCGGGAGGATCTCGAAGTCCTCACCCTGCTGATGAGCGTCCCCCCGGCCCCCGTCCCCCGGATGTACGCCCAGGACGACTCGGCCGACCACGCCCGTCGCGTCCTTCGCCGCGCGGAGAACGCCGACCGGCCGGGCCCCGCGACCGCCGGGCGGCTGCGGGCGGCCTTCGCCCACCACATCACCCAGATCTTCGGCCGCCAGTTCCACGTCGACGGACGGGACGCGGGCTTCACCCTCTACGAGCACGCCTTCCTGCTCCTGGACGGCACCGAGACGAGCCTGTGGGAGGTCGAGCACACGGCCACACCCGACGGCCGCCACATGTGCGAGGTCTACGACGACGAGCAGTCCGCGCGCCGGGCCATGGAGAACCGCACCCGGATCTGCTGACGCCGCCCCGCCCGGGGCACCGCAGGCGAGCCCGGGGCACCGTCGGCAAGCGCGGGGCGCGGCCGCTCCACCGCCCGACGGTGCGCGCCGCCCGACGGTGCGCACGCAGCGCCGTCCGGTGGGCCTGCGTCACGCAAGGTGCCGGGTGGGCGTCCGGCCGCCCCGTCCCGCAAGAAGTCGACGGGCGTCCGGCACTCACGGAAGGCATCCCTCCGGTTGTTCGACAGCCCCGTAGGCGGCCTTGAGGCGCGGCATCCTGGTCGCATGACGGACACCCCGGCACGCCTGCTGACCTTGCTGTCCCTCCTCCAGACGCCGAGGGAGTGGCCGGGCAGTGAGCTGGCCGAGCGGCTGGAGGTCAGTGCGCGCACCATCCGCCGCGACATCGAACGGCTTCGCGGCCTGGGCTATCCCGTCGAGGCCTCACGCGGATCGATCGGCGGCTACCGCCTGGTGGCCGGTACGGCCATGCCTCCGCTGCTGCTCGACGACGAGGAGGCGGTCGCCATCGCGGTGGGGCTGCGGGCCGGGGCCGGGCATGCGATCGAGGGCGTCGAGGAGGCTTCCGTGCGGGCGCTGGCCAAGCTGGAACAGGTCCTGCCGTCACGGCTGCGCCACCGGGTCTCCTCCCTCCAGCACGCCACGGTGCCGCTCACCCGTGGCGACGGTGCGACGGTCGACCCGCGCACGCTCACGACGATCGCGTCCGCGGTCACCGGGCAGGAGAGGCTGCGCTTCGCCTACCGGGCGGGGGACTCCGCGGAGTCCAGGCGGCAGGTCGAGCCGTACAGGCTGGTGAGCACGGACCGGCGCTGGTATCTCGTCGCGTACGACATCGGCCGTGAGGACTGGCGTACGTTCCGGGTGGACCGGGTGAGCGAGCCGTTCGCCACCGGAGCCCGCTTCCCCGCGCGGGAACTGCCCCGTGGGAGCGAGGACGCCGCGGAGTTCCTCACCCGCTCGATGTCCCGGACGCAGCCGGAGCTGCACCTGGACGTGACGTTCCGGGCCTCCGCCGAGTTCGTGCGGGCGCGGCTGCCCGCGGGACTCGGCGTGCCGGAATCCTCGGACGGGCATGAGTGCCGCCTGCGCACGGTCTGCTCGGACTCCCTGGAGTGGGTGGCGCTGCGGCTCGCCCTGCTGGAGTGCGAGTTCGAGGTGCACGGGCCGCCGGAACTCGCGGAGCACCTCGGCGCCCTGGGAGCCCGCTTGGCCCGCGCGGCCTCCCCTCGCCCGGCCGTTGCGGAGAAGGCGGTCGTGGAGCGGACATGAATGAGCCCCGGCGCCGGGGGGGGGTGGGCGCCGGGACTCAGCTCATGGGACCGGAAGGGAGACCGGTCGTCGGGCCGGTGCGAACCGGCTTGATGGGGAGATTACGGGTTATCGGCTCACGCCGCAGCGTCAAAGCCCGTGTCGTGAGCCATTCGCTTCAATTCGAGTAGTGCGTGCTTCTCGATCTGGCGGATCCGCTCTCGTGTCAGGCCGTGCTGCTTGCCCACCTCGGTGAGCGTCCGCTCCCGTCCGTCCTCGATTCCGTAACGCATCCGGATGATCGAAGCGGTCCGGTTGTCGAGCTTGCCGATCAGGTCCTCGAGCTCCTCGCTGCGCAGCAGCGTCATCACGGACTGCTCGGGGGAGACGGCGGAGGTGTCCTCCAGCAGGTCGCCGAACTGGGTGTCCCCGTCGTCGTCCACGGACATGTTCAGGCTGACCGGGTCGCGCGCCCAGTCCAGGACGTTGCTGACGCGCTCGGCCTTGGTGTCGAGCTCGGCCGCGATCTCCGCGTGGTCCGGGTCGCGACCGTGCTCACGGTTGAACTCGCGCTGCACGCGCCGGATCCGGCCGAGCTCCTCCACGAGGTGCACGGGGAGCCGGATGGTGCGGGACTGATCGGCGATGGACCGGGTGATGGCCTGCCGGATCCACCAGGTGGCGTACGTGGAGAACTTGAAGCCCTTGGCGTAGTCGAACTTCTCGACCGCGCGCACCAGGCCCGCGTTCCCTTCCTGGATCAGGTCGAGGAGGGGCAGGCCCGCCCTCGGGTAGCGTCGGGCCACGGCAACGACGAGCCGGAGGTTGGACCGGATGAATATGTCCTTGGCGCGCTCGCTCTCGGCGACCAGCGCCTCCAGCTCCTCACGCGTCGCTCCGCCGGCATCGCTCTCCACCTCGCCGTCGAGGATCTGCTGGGCGAAGACGCCCGCCTCGATCGTCTGGGAGAGCTCGACCTCCTTGGCGGCGTCGAGCAGAGGTGTGCGTGCGATCTCGTCCAGATACATGCCGACCAGGTCGCGATCGGCGATCTCCCCGCCCACGGCGCGAACACTGCTTGCCCGGTCGGTCCCGCCGGTGCTGGCGGACGAACGACGAGCGACGGCACGGGTTGCCATGCGAGCTCCCTTACTGAGTAGGTCGCGACACCTTTTCGGGTGCCCTGCATCCGATGGAAACAACGACTGGAATCCGGACAGAATTCCCACCGGGACCATTCACTTTTGAGATCATGCAGTACCCTGTCCGCCCCCACGGGAGGACACATGGTGCGGATACCCGCAGAAGTGCTGGTCAGACCTGGCGTCGAGGCCGACCTGGCGCCCCTTACGGACATCTACAACCATTACGTCCGTGAGACGGCGCTCACCTTCGACACGACGCCTTTCGCCCCCGAGGAACGCCTGCCCTGGCTGCGCTCCCACCCGGAAGACGGCCCCCACCGGCTCCTGGTTGCCCAGGACCCCCGTACCGGTGACAACGCCGGCCGGGTCCTCGGTTATGCCACCAGCAGTCCGTACCGGCCCAAGGCCGCCTACGGCACCTCCGTGGAGGTGAGCGTCTACTGCGCACCCGGCGCGACCGGCCGCGGCATCGGCACCCTGCTCTACAAGGCCCTGTTCGAGGCCCTGGCGGACGAGGACCTGAACCGCGCCTACGCCGCGGTCGCGCAGCCCAACGAGGCGTCGGTCAGGCTGCACGACGCCTTCGGCTTCCGCCATGTCGGCACGTACACCGAGGTGGGCCGGAAGTTCGGGCGGTACTGGGACGTCTCCTGGTACGAGAAGCCGCTGCTCAGCCGAACTGCACCGAACGTTTCGCGAGACCCATCCAGAAGCCGTCGATGACGCTGCGCCCCTGGTCGAGATCACCCTCGGCGGCCCCGAGCGTGACGAACAGCGGAGCGAAGTGCTCGGTGCGCGGATGGGCCAGCTTTCCGGCCGGGGACTTGTGCTCGAAGTCGAGCAGGGCGTCCACGTCCTGCGCCCGGAGCGCCCGGTCGCCCCAGTCGTCGAACTCCGCCGACCAGCCGGGGGTGCCGCCGCCCTGGTGCCGCAGGGCGGCCAGGTTGTGCGTGAAGAAGCCGCTGCCGACGATGAGCACCCCTTCGTCACGCAGCGGGGCGAGCTTCCTGCCGATGTCCATCAGCTTCCGCGGGTCGAGCGTCGGCAGGGAGATCTGGAGCACCGGGATGCCGGCGTCCGGATACATCTCGACCAGAGGGACGTACGCGCCGTGATCGAGTCCGCGGTCCGGGATGTCCTGGACGGGCGTTCCCGCGGTCCGCAGCAGCTTGCGGACGTCCTCCGCGAGCCCGGGGGCGCCCGGCGCGGCGTACCGCACCCGGTAGTAGTGCTCGGGGAACCCCCAGAAGTCGTAGACGAGCGGCACGGCTTCGGTGGCGCCGATGGCGAGCGGGACCTCCTCCCAGTGCGCGGACACCATGAGGACGGCCTTGGGGCGGGGCAGCCCGGCCGACCAGGCCGCGAGCTCGCCGGGCCACACGGGGTCGTCGGCGAGCGGCGGGGCTCCGTGCGAGAGGTAGAGGGCGGGCATCCGGTCCGCGGCGACAGTCATGGCACTCCCGTTCCCCTGCCGGCCGGGGTATGTGTGTTCTCTACAACCACCGGGGACAGGTACCTGCGGCCGGCGCCGGGGAATCGGCAGACCGACTCGTCGAATAGGCATCTTGAATCTTCAAGTTCCTACCTCCAGACCTTAGCCCTATCTAGTTAAACTTTCAAGAAAAGGTCGTACAGTGGAGTCCATGACCACGGCACCCACCGGCGAGCCCCACTGGCTCACCGACGAAGAACAGGGCGTGTGGCGCGCCTACCTCCATGCCACCACGCTCATGGAGGACCACCTCGACCGCCAGCTGCAGCGGGACGCCGGGATGCCGCACATCTACTACGGGCTGCTCGTACAGCTCTCCCAGGCACCCCGGCGGCGCATGCGCATGACCGAGCTGGCCAAGGACGCCAAGATCACCCGCTCCCGCCTCTCGCACGCCGTCGCGCGGCTGGAGAAGAACGGCTGGGTCCGCCGCGAGGAGTGTCCCTCGGACAAGCGCGGCCAGAACGCCGTGCTCACCGACGAGGGCCACGCCATGCTGGCGCGTTCGGCTCCGGGGCACGTCGACGCCGTACGCCAGGCGATGTTCGACCGCCTCACCCCGGAGCAGGTGACGAGCCTGGGCGAGATCATGCAGATCATCGCCACCGGCCTGCAGCCCGAGGGCACGGACGCGGATCTGCCCTGGCTCCGCTGAGCGGAACCAGGGCAGATCAGGGGCCGTGGACGGCCGCGGGGCGTCACGCCCCGCGGCCCTGAGACGGGGTCAGTGCGCGACGACCGGGATCATGAGCTCGTCGTCGACGCCGTCCGCCTTCTCGCCGGAGCCGCCGGACGCGCCGGCCGTCCCCGTACCCGGACGCCCGGTGTTGATCAGCACCACCGCGATCGCCGAGGCGACGACGAGGATGCCCACCGCCCACCAGATCGCGCTCGCGAAACCGGCGACCGTGGCCTGCAGCTGCAGCAGCTTCGGGTCCGTGGCACCGGCGACGTGATCGGCGACGTAGGCGGTGGTGGCTCCGGCGGCGATCGTGTTCAGCAGCGCCGTGCCGATGGCACCGCCGACCTGCTGCGAGGTGTTCACCATCGCGGAGGCCACACCTGCGTCACGCGGCTCGATGCCGTGCGTGGCCAGCGACATGGCCGGCATGAAGGCCGACCCCATGCCCAGGCCGAGCAGCAGCTCCGCCGGCAGGATGACGCCCGCGTACGAGGTGTTGATGTCCAGCTGGGTCAGCAGCAGCATGCCGATGGCGGCCACCAGGAACCCGGGGCCCATCAGCAGCCTCGGCGGCACCTTCGTCATCAGGCGGGCGCCGATCTGCGTGGACCCGGTGATCATGCCCGCGATCATCGGCAGGAAGGCGAAGCCGGTCTTGACCGGGGTGTAGCCCTTGACCAGCTGCAGGTAGTAGGTGAGGAAGAGGAACAGCCCGAACATCGCGATGATGGCGAGACCCAGCGAGAGGTAGACACCACCGCGGTTACGGTCCATCACGACGCGCAGGGGCAGCAGCGGCGACTTCACGCGCGCCTCGGTGAGCACGAAGGCGGACAGCAGCACCGCGGCCGCGACGAACATGCCGATGGTCACCGAGTCCGACCAGCCGGCCGACTCGGCGCGGGTGAAGCCGTACACCAGCGAGACGAGGCCCAGCGTAGACAGGACCACACCGGGGATGTCGAGCGCCGAACGGTTGCGGCTGCCGGCGGGCTCACGGATGACCATGTAGGCACCCGCGGCGGCGGCGATCGCGAAGGGGACGTTGACGAAGAAGGTCCAGCGCCAGTTGAGGTACTCGGTCAGGAAACCGCCGAGGATCAGGCCGACCGCGCCACCGCCACCGGCGATGGCTCCGTAGATGCCGAAGGCCTTGGCCCGCTCCTTGGCGTCGCTGAACATCACCGCGAGCAG is drawn from Streptomyces sp. NBC_00178 and contains these coding sequences:
- a CDS encoding dioxygenase family protein, with the protein product MTVAADRMPALYLSHGAPPLADDPVWPGELAAWSAGLPRPKAVLMVSAHWEEVPLAIGATEAVPLVYDFWGFPEHYYRVRYAAPGAPGLAEDVRKLLRTAGTPVQDIPDRGLDHGAYVPLVEMYPDAGIPVLQISLPTLDPRKLMDIGRKLAPLRDEGVLIVGSGFFTHNLAALRHQGGGTPGWSAEFDDWGDRALRAQDVDALLDFEHKSPAGKLAHPRTEHFAPLFVTLGAAEGDLDQGRSVIDGFWMGLAKRSVQFG
- a CDS encoding MFS transporter is translated as MSKTLDTLPDPNRWKALAFIALAQLMVVLDSTIVNIALPSAQADLGISDGNKQWVITAYALAFGGLLLFGGRIADLWGRKRTFVVGLLGFAAASALGGVAQGEGMLFGSRALQGLFGALLAPSALSLLAVMFSDAKERAKAFGIYGAIAGGGGAVGLILGGFLTEYLNWRWTFFVNVPFAIAAAAGAYMVIREPAGSRNRSALDIPGVVLSTLGLVSLVYGFTRAESAGWSDSVTIGMFVAAAVLLSAFVLTEARVKSPLLPLRVVMDRNRGGVYLSLGLAIIAMFGLFLFLTYYLQLVKGYTPVKTGFAFLPMIAGMITGSTQIGARLMTKVPPRLLMGPGFLVAAIGMLLLTQLDINTSYAGVILPAELLLGLGMGSAFMPAMSLATHGIEPRDAGVASAMVNTSQQVGGAIGTALLNTIAAGATTAYVADHVAGATDPKLLQLQATVAGFASAIWWAVGILVVASAIAVVLINTGRPGTGTAGASGGSGEKADGVDDELMIPVVAH
- a CDS encoding MarR family winged helix-turn-helix transcriptional regulator, which produces MESMTTAPTGEPHWLTDEEQGVWRAYLHATTLMEDHLDRQLQRDAGMPHIYYGLLVQLSQAPRRRMRMTELAKDAKITRSRLSHAVARLEKNGWVRREECPSDKRGQNAVLTDEGHAMLARSAPGHVDAVRQAMFDRLTPEQVTSLGEIMQIIATGLQPEGTDADLPWLR
- a CDS encoding GNAT family N-acetyltransferase, with the translated sequence MVRIPAEVLVRPGVEADLAPLTDIYNHYVRETALTFDTTPFAPEERLPWLRSHPEDGPHRLLVAQDPRTGDNAGRVLGYATSSPYRPKAAYGTSVEVSVYCAPGATGRGIGTLLYKALFEALADEDLNRAYAAVAQPNEASVRLHDAFGFRHVGTYTEVGRKFGRYWDVSWYEKPLLSRTAPNVSRDPSRSRR